A genomic stretch from Eriocheir sinensis breed Jianghai 21 chromosome 31, ASM2467909v1, whole genome shotgun sequence includes:
- the LOC127005848 gene encoding uncharacterized PE-PGRS family protein PE_PGRS54-like isoform X36, which translates to MGACTRILPHLALALMLAVIVVPQRSQARTSLKDLSSRVCHSLTCGASDAFYPHPSYCTHYVHCISGTPYVKRCPSNLHFNAARGSCDIPREAHCVPFKRSCELQVPFVADGPTDGQVTCDCGGTCTKAHPYRCDAYYHCDAMGVEHLTECPSGLMFNSRVEQCDVPENTQCPQSPSCSCDNCRYPTSDHCSTFWQCENGKAVKHYCSSGLLFNRDTSQCDLAINVECSAGAWQSGSFVETVCVDHRKDCEVFVKEGGCVCNDDVCDWQTFVLQNCPKSCGKCKGEKTMKKRIFSLPSDGGNARKKSKESGSKEHGHGHGSKESGSKESGNKGSGSKESGSKESGNKGSGSKESGSKESGNKGSGSKESGSKESGNKGSGSKESGNKGSGSKESGNKGSGSKESGSKESGNKGSGSKESGSKESGNKGSGSKESGSKESGSKESGNKGSGSKESGNKDSGSKESGNKDSGSKESGSKETVEVDGNISGESCEGGDGGGGNGNNSTEGDGGDNVDVGSGGDGGNGGDGGNGGDVGGDGGSGGGHVVDGCVINCILGKYLPHPINCRKFIYCAPSGPEEVSCAPFNVWDQEELACTNERLTPCVTGSYITTEGKPCGSGGDGGDVGSDDDGDSGGDGDSGGDGDSSGDGDSSGDGDSSGDGGDAGSGGDGDSGDAGSGGDGGDGGIGGDGGSGGDHIVDGCIIPCSLGKYLPHPTDCHKFIQCAPYGPEEMPCAPGTIWEQGKLTCNHEGLTPCVTGAYLTPEGKTCGGDGGDAGSGGDGGSGGNGSSGGDGGSGGDGGDAGSGGDGDGDGSSGNSGGDGGSGGGHVIDGCVISCTLGKYLPHPTDCRKFIQCAPYGPEEMPCAPGTIWEQGKLTCNHEGLTPCVTGAYLTPEGKICGGDGGDGGDGSGGDGGDAGSGGDGGDGGSGGDGGSGGDGGDAGSGGDGGGDGGHVVDGCVINCTLGKYLPHPTDCRKFIQCAPYGPEEMPCAPGTIWEQGKLTCNHEGSTPCVTGAYLTPEGKTCGGDGGDGGDGSDGGSGGDGGDAGSGGDGGDAGSGGDGGDAGSGGDGGDGGSGGDGGGDGSGGNGGGDGGSGGGHVIDGCVINCTLGKYLPHPTDCRKFIQCAPYGPEEMPCAPGTIWEQGKLTCNHEGSTPCVTGAYLTPEGKICGGDGEDGGDGSDGGDAGSGGDSGDAGSGGDGGDGGSGGDGGDGGSGGDGGDAGSGGDGGGDGGHVVDGCVINCTLGKYLPHPTDCRKFIQCAPYGPEEMPCAPGTIWEQGKLTCNHEGSTPCVTGAYLTPEGKTCGGDGGDGGDGSDGGSGGDGGDAGSGGDGGDAGSGGDGGDAGSGGDGGDAGSGGDGGGDGGHVVDGCVINCTLGKYLPHPTDCRKFIQCAPYGPEEMPCAPGTIWEQGKLTCNHEGSTPCVTGAYLTPEGKTCGGDGGDGGDGSDGGSGGDGGDVGSGGDGGDAGSGGDGGDAGSGGDGGDGGSGGDGGSGGDGGSGGDGGSGGDGGDAGSGGDGGGDSGHVVDGCVINCTLGKYLPHPTDCRKFIQCAPYGPEEMPCAPGTIWEQGKLTCNHEGSTPCVTGAYLTPEGKTCGGDGGDAGSGGDGGDAGSGGDGGDAGSGGDGGDAGSGGDGGDAGSGGDGGDAGSGGDGGDAGSGGDGGDAGSGGDGGDAGSGGDGGDAGSGGDGGDAGSGGDGGDAGSGGDGGDSGSGGDGGDAGSGGDGGDAGSGGDGGDAGSGGDGGDAGSGGDGGDAGSGGDGGDAGSGGDGGDAGSGGDGGDAGSGGDGGDAGSGGDGGDAGSGGDGGDSGSGDGGDAGSGGDGGDAGSGGDGGDAGSGGDGGDAGSGGDGGDSGSGDGGDGACEDAQYDCIFWAANNDCNCKPTDGDCSWQTYVAAACPKSCGSCEPQVGGDGDEVCEDNVSDCRFWAANKDCNCKPTDGDCSWQKYVADNCPKSCGTCNTSGDGGNGGEDGGSGGDGGDSGSGGDGGDGGSGGDGGSGGDGGDAGSGGDGGDAGSGGDGGDAGSGGDGGDAGSGGDGGDAGSGGDGGDAGSGGDGGDAGSGGDGGDAGSGGDGGDAGSGGDGGDAGSGGDGGDAGSGGDGGDAGSGGDGGDAGSGGDGGDTGSGGDGGDAGSGGDGGDAGSGGDGGDAGSGGDGGDAGSGGDGGDAGSGGDGGDAGSGGDGGSGGDHIVDGCIIPCSLGKYLPHPTDCRKFIQCAPYGPEEMPCAPGTIWEQGKLTCNHEGSTPCVTGAYLTPEGKTCGGDGGSGGDGGDAGSGGDGGDAGSGGDGGDAGSGGDGGDAGSGGDGGDAGSGGDGGDAGSGGDGGDAGSGGDGGDAGSGGDGGDGGSGGDGGDESVEDCELSCPKSEGIFPHPRDCRKWIRCLHGKPYVKECPFHLQFNPVLRVCDWPQHAKCVASSNADCGVPEPVVPTEPPNVKPDICDCECCLRPHPEDCTAYYYCEPGSNAEFHTCSEGLVFNPQLSQCVIQDQYPQCQPEKPPTCDPTCECLYPAEACTEYYKCNGDGVPVKFECFGGLYFNDEKHSCDLPKNVSCELRRKRTYNPEPQKYISAEECKTRKGFFAKRGDPSGYFMCSNGIAFSLRCPDGAVFSSAVGRCILRK; encoded by the exons CGTCGACCATCGAAAGGACTGTGAAGTATTCGTGAAGGAAGGAGGCTGTGTCTGCAACGATGACGTCTGTGACTGGCAGACCTTCGTCCTTCAAAACTGTCCCAAGTCGTGCGGCAAATGCAAGGGagaaaagacaatgaagaagagaatattttccctcccttctgatGGAGGAAACGCCCGCAAGAAGTCCAAGGAGTCGGGGAGCAAAGAACATGGACACGGACACGGCAGCAAGGAGTCAGGAAGCAAGGAGTCAGGCAACAAGGGTTCAGGCAGCAAGGAGTCAGGAAGCAAAGAATCTGGCAACAAGGGTTCAGGCAGCAAGGAGTCAGGAAGCAAGGAGTCAGGCAACAAGGGTTCAGGCAGCAAGGAGTCAGGCAGCAAGGAGTCAGGCAACAAGGGTTCAGGCAGCAAGGAGTCAGGCAACAAGGGTTCAGGCAGCAAGGAGTCAG GCAACAAGGGTTCAGGCAGCAAGGAGTCAG GAAGCAAGGAGTCAGGCAACAAGGGTTCAGGCAGCAAGGAGTCAGGAAGCAAGGAGTCAGGCAACAAGGGTTCAGGCAGCAAGGAGTCAGGCAGCAAGGAGTCAGGAAGCAAGGAGTCAGGCAACAAGGGTTCAGGCAGCAAGGAGTCAGGCAACAAGGACTCGGGCAGCAAGGAGTCAGGCAACAAGGACTCGGGCAGCAAGGAGTCAGGCAGTAAAGAGACTGTCGAAGTTGATGGCAACATTAGCGGTGAAAGCTGTgaaggtggagatggtggtggaggaaatgGGAACAACAGCACCGAAGGAGACGGTGGTGATAATGTTGATGTCGGCAGTGGAGGAGATGGCGGCAACGGTGGTGATGGAGGCaacggtggtgatgttggtggagaCGGCGGCTCAGGTGGCGGCCACGTCGTCGACGGTTGCGTCATTAACTGCATTCTCGGCAAGTACCTGCCTCACCCAATTAACTGCCGCAAGTTCATCTACTGCGCGCCCTCGGGCCCCGAGGAGGTATCCTGCGCGCCATTTAACGTTTGGGATCAAGAAGAGTTGGCATGCACCAACGAGCGTTTGACCCCCTGCGTCACTGGCTCCTACATCACCACCGAGGGCAAACCATGCGGTAGCGGGGGTGATGGAGGTGACGTCGGCAGCGATGACGATggagacagtggtggtgatggagacagCGGTGGTGATGGAGACAGCAGTGGTGATGGAGACAGCAGTGGTGATGGAGACagcagtggtgatggaggtgacgcAGGAAGCGGTGGTGATGGAGACAGTGGTGATGCCggcagcggtggtgatggaggtgacggCGGCATCGGTGGTGACGGAGGCTCAGGCGGCGACCACATCGTTGATGGCTGCATCATTCCTTGTTCCCTCGGCAAGTACCTGCCTCACCCGACTGACTGCCATAAGTTCATCCAGTGCGCGCCCTACGGCCCCGAAGAGATGCCCTGTGCACCCGGCACTATCTGGGAACAAGGAAAGCTGACCTGCAACCACGAGGGCTTGACCCCCTGCGTCACTGGCGCCTACCTCACCCCCGAGGGCAAGAcctgtggtggtgacggtggtgacgctggcagtggtggtgatgggggcagCGGTGGTAATGGAAgcagcggtggtgatggaggcagcggtggtgatggaggtgatgccggcagcggtggtgatggtgatggagacgGCAgcagtggtaatagtggtggagACGGCGGCTCAGGCGGCGGCCACGTCATCGACGGTTGCGTCATCAGCTGCACCCTCGGCAAGTACCTGCCTCACCCGACTGACTGCCGCAAGTTCATCCAGTGCGCGCCCTACGGCCCCGAAGAGATGCCCTGTGCGCCCGGCACTATCTGGGAACAAGGAAAGCTGACCTGCAACCACGAGGGCTTGACCCCCTGCGTCACTGGCGCCTACCTCACCCCCGAGGGCAAAAtctgtggtggtgacggtggagacggaggagacggcagtggaggtgacggtggtgacgcaggcagtggaggtgatggaggtgatggcggcagcggtggtgatggaggcagcggtggtgatggaggtgatgccggcagcggtggtgatggtggtggagacggCGGCCACGTCGTCGACGGCTGCGTCATCAACTGCACCCTCGGCAAGTACCTGCCTCACCCGACTGACTGTCGCAAGTTCATCCAGTGCGCGCCCTACGGCCCCGAAGAGATGCCCTGTGCGCCCGGCACTATCTGGGAACAAGGAAAGCTGACCTGCAACCACGAGGGCTCAACCCCCTGCGTCACTGGCGCCTACCTCACCCCCGAGGGCAAGAcctgtggtggtgacggtggtgacggaG gagacgGCAGTgacggaggaagtggtggtgacggaggtgatGCCGGcagtggaggtgacggtggtgacgcaggcagtggaggtgatggaggtgatgccggcagcggtggtgatggag gtgacggcggcagcggtggtgatggtggtggagacggcagcggtggtaatggtggtggagacGGCGGCTCAGGCGGCGGCCACGTCATCGACGGCTGCGTCATCAACTGCACCCTCGGCAAGTACCTGCCTCACCCGACTGACTGCCGCAAGTTCATCCAGTGCGCGCCCTACGGCCCCGAAGAGATGCCCTGTGCGCCCGGCACTATCTGGGAACAAGGAAAGCTGACCTGCAACCACGAGGGCTCAACCCCCTGCGTCACTGGCGCCTATCTCACCCCCGAGGGCAAAAtctgtggtggtgacggtgaagaCGGAGGAGACGGCAGTGACGGAGGTGATGCCGGCAGTGGAGGTGACAGTGGTGACGCAGgcagtggaggtgatggaggtgatggcggcagcggtggtgatggtggtgatggaggcagcggtggtgatggaggtgatgccggcagcggtggtgatggtggtggagacggCGGCCACGTCGTCGACGGCTGCGTCATCAACTGCACCCTCGGCAAGTACCTGCCTCACCCGACTGACTGCCGTAAGTTCATCCAGTGCGCGCCCTACGGCCCCGAAGAGATGCCCTGTGCGCCCGGCACTATCTGGGAACAAGGAAAGCTGACCTGCAACCACGAGGGCTCAACCCCCTGCGTCACTGGCGCCTACCTCACCCCCGAGGGCAAGAcctgtggtggtgacggtggagaCGGAGGAGACGGCAGTgacggaggaagtggtggtgacggaggtgatGCCGGcagtggaggtgacggtggtgacgcaggcagtggaggtgatggaggtgatgccg gcagcggtggtgatggaggtgatgccggcagcggtggtgatggtggtggagacggCGGCCACGTCGTCGACGGCTGCGTCATCAACTGCACCCTCGGCAAGTACCTGCCTCACCCGACTGACTGCCGCAAGTTCATCCAGTGCGCGCCCTACGGCCCCGAAGAGATGCCCTGTGCGCCCGGCACTATCTGGGAACAAGGAAAGCTGACCTGCAACCACGAGGGCTCAACCCCCTGCGTCACTGGCGCCTACCTCACCCCCGAAGGCAAGAcctgtggtggtgacggtggagaCGGAGGAGACGGCAGTgacggaggaagtggtggtgacggaggtgatGTCGGcagtggaggtgacggtggtgacgcaggcagtggaggtgatggaggtgatgccggcagcggtggtgatggaggtgatggcggcagcggtggtgatggaggcagtggaggtgatggcggcagcggtggtgatggaggcagcggtggtgatggaggtgatgccggcagcggtggtgatggtggtggagacagCGGCCACGTCGTCGACGGCTGCGTCATCAACTGCACCCTCGGCAAGTACCTGCCTCACCCGACTGACTGCCGCAAGTTCATCCAGTGTGCGCCCTACGGCCCCGAAGAGATGCCCTGTGCGCCCGGCACTATCTGGGAACAAGGAAAGCTGACCTGCAACCACGAGGGCTCAACCCCCTGCGTCACTGGCGCCTACCTCACCCCCGAGGGCAAAACctgtggtggtgacggaggtgacgctggcagtggtggtgatggtggagacgcaggcagtggcggtgatggtggagacgcaggcagtggcggtgatggtggagacgcaggcagtggcggtgatggtggagacgcaggcagtggcggtgatggtggagacgcaggcagtggtggtgatggtggagacgcaggcagtggcggtgatggtggagacgcaggcagtggcggtgatggtggagacgcaggcagtggcggtgatggtggagacgcaggcagtggcggtgatggtggagacgcaggcagtggcggtgatggtggagacgcaggcagcggcggtgatggtggagactcaggcagtggcggtgatggtggagacgcaggcagtggcggtgatggtggagacgcaggcagtggcggtgatggtggagacgcaggcagtggcggtgatggtggagacgcaggcagtggcggtgatggtggagacgcaggcagtggcggtgatggtggagacgcag gcagtggcggtgatggtggagacgcaggcagtggcggtgatggtggagacgcaggcagtggcggtgatggtggagacgcaggcagtggtggtgatggtggagacgcaggcagcggcggtgatggtggagacTCAGGCAGCGGCGATGGTGGAGACGCAggcagtggcggtgatggtggagacgcaggcagtggcggtgatggtggagacgcaggcagtggtggtgatggtggagacgcaggcagcggcggtgatggtggagacTCAGGCAGTGGCGATGGTGGAGATGGTGCATGCGAAGACGCGCAATATGACTGCATCTTCTGGGCAGCTAATAATGATTGTAACTGCAAGCCGACAGATGGTGATTGCTCATGGCAAACCTATGTGGCTGCAGCTTGCCCCAAGAGCTGCGGATCTTGTGAACCACAAGTGGGCGGCGATGGAGATGAAGTTTGCGAAGACAATGTATCTGACTGCCGATTCTGGGCCGCAAATAAGGATTGCAACTGCAAACCAACTGATGGGGATTGCTCCTGGCAAAAATATGTTGCAGACAATTGCCCGAAAAGCTGTGGAACGTGTAACACATCTGGTGACGGTGGCAATGGCGGTGAAGACGGCGGcagcggtggtgacggtggtgattcTGGcagcggtggtgacggtggtgatggtggaagtggtggtgatggaggcagcggtggtgatggaggtgacgccggcagtggtggtgatggtggtgacgccggcagcggtggtgatggaggtgacgccggcagcggtggtgatggaggtgacgccggcagcggtggtgatggcggtgacgccggtagcggtggtgatggcggtgacgccggcagtggtggtgatggcggtgacgcCGGCAGTGGTGGCGATGGCGGTGACGCCggcagcggtggtgatggcggtgacgccggcagcggtggtgatggcggtgacgccggcagcggtggtgatggcggtgacgccggcagtggtggtgatggcggtgacgccggcagtggtggtgatggcggtgacgccggcagcggtggtgatggcggtgacaccggcagtggtggtgatggcggtgacgccggcagcggtggtgatggtggtgacgccggcagcggtggtgatggaggtgacgccggcagcggtggtgatggcggtgacgccggcagcggtggtgatggcggtgacgccggcagcggtggtgatggcggtgacgcCGGCAGCGGTGGTGACGGAGGCTCAGGCGGCGACCACATCGTTGATGGCTGCATTATTCCTTGTTCCCTCGGCAAGTACCTGCCTCATCCGACAGACTGCCGCAAGTTCATCCAGTGCGCGCCCTACGGCCCCGAAGAGATGCCCTGTGCGCCCGGCACTATCTGGGAACAAGGAAAGCTGACCTGCAACCACGAGGGCTCGACCCCCTGCGTCACTGGCGCCTACCTCACCCCCGAGGGCAAGACCTGTGGTGGCgatggaggaagtggtggtgacggaggtgacgccggcagcggtggtgatggaggtgatgccggcagtggtggtgatggaggtgacgctggcagtggtggtgatggaggtgacgccggaagtggtggtgatggtggtgacgccggcagtggtggtgatggaggtgatgctggcagcggtggtgatggaggtgacgctggcagtggtggtgatggaggtgacgcCGGCagcggtggtgacggcggtgacgGAGGCAGCGGTGGTGACGGAGGTGATGAAAGCGTTGAGGACTGTGAACTGTCGTGCCCGAAGAGCGAAGGAATATTCCCTCACCCTCGTGACTGCAGGAAGTGGATACGTTGCCTGCACGGGAAGCCTTACGTGAAGGAGTGTCCCTTCCACCTGCAGTTCAACCCTGTGCTCCGAGTGTGTGACTGGCCCCAGCACGCCAAATGTGTAGCTTCCAGTAATGCGGATTGTGGCGTTCCCGAACCTGTCGTTCCAACGGAGCCGCCCAATGTCAAGCCCGATATCTGCGACTGCGAGTGTTGCCTGCGACCTCACCCTGAAGACTGCACGGCCTATTACTACTGTGAG CCTGGCTCCAACGCCGAGTTCCACACCTGCTCGGAGGGGCTCGTGTTCAACCCCCAGCTGAGCCAGTGCGTCATCCAGGACCAGTACCCGCAGTGCCAGCCCGAGAAGCCCCCGACGTGCGATCCCACCTGTGAATGTCTCTATCCGGCAGAGGCCTGCACCGAGTACTACAAGT GCAACGGTGACGGCGTTCCCGTGAAGTTCGAGTGTTTTGGTGGCCTTTACTTCAACGACGAGAAGCACTCCTGCGACCTCCCGAAGAACGTGTCCTGCGAGCTGCGTCGGAAGAGGACGTACAATCCAGAGCCGCAGAAGTACATAAGCG CCGAGGAGTGCAAGACCCGCAAAGGATTCTTCGCCAAGAGAGGGGATCCTTCGGGCTACTTCATGTGCAGCAACGGCATCGCCTTCTCTCTGCGGTGTCCTGACGGCGCAGTGTTCAGCTCCGCGGTCGGCAGATGTATCCTCAGAAAGTAA